The genomic region GATTTCCATACTTAGCTTCGATCGTTTCCCGTCCGTCACGCTTAATGGCATCCCGAAAATCAAGATATACAGCAAGTCCCGTCTCCCCTACGCCAAGTCCGTCATCACACACCATTTTGGCATTACGGGAGGCCACATCACGCGGCACAAGGTTTCCGAAACTTGGATAGCGCTCTTCCAGGTAATAATAGCGTTCATCCTCAGGAATGTCATTTGGATGGCGGTCGTCCCCTTTCTTGCGAGGTACCCAAACCCGGCCGTCATTCCTCAAACTTTCAGACATCAGCGTTAATTTAGACTGATAATCGCCGGAAACAGGAATACAAGTCGGGTGAACCTGAACGTAACAAGGATTAGCAAAAGCAGCACCTCGTTTGTGAGCTCTCCAGGCTGCCGTTACATTTGAGTTCTTGGCATTTGTAGAGAGATAGAATACGTTTCCATACCCGCCGGTTGCAAGAACTACGGCATCAGCTTCATATCGGTTTAATTCACCGGATACAAGATCACGGGTAATAATTCCTCTTGCCTGTCCATCTATCACAACCACATCCAGCATCTCATGGCGGGGATGGTATTTGATATTTCCGTTATGCACCTGACGCATCATCGCCTGATAAGCTCCAAGCAGTAATTGCTGTCCGGTTTGACCGCGGGCATAAAATGTTCGGGACACCTGGGCTCCCCCAAAAGAACGGTTGGCCAGATTACCGCCATATTCACGAGCAAAAGGAACGCCCTGCGCTACAGCCTGATCAATAATCTCATTAGATACCTGTGCCAGGCGATATACATTTGCTTCTCTTGAACGATAATCACCGCCTTTGATGGTATCATAAAAAAGCCTCCAGATGCTGTCACCGTCATTCGGATAATTTTTGGCAGCGTTGATCCCACCCTGTGCGGCAATACTGTGTGCCCGCCGGGCTGAATCCTGAATACAGAAGCTTCTCACATTATAACCAAGCTCTGCAAAACTGGCTGCCGCAGCACCACCGGCCAACCCGGTTCCAACCACTATAATTTCAAATTTCCGCTTATTGTTGGGAGCCACCAATTTGATGTCTTTGATGTGCTGATCCCATTTCTGTTCTAACGGTCCGCCGGGTACTTTTGAATCTAATTTCATAATCCTAAATCTATAGTCTTAATTCTTTAATCTCTTAATAAGCAATAAGTGAGCCTTCTCCGCCGGTCAGGAAAATATATAGCGGAATAAAAATGAAGCCAAGCATAAGCACGATGGCAAAGACGTAGGCTCCGATCTGAACTTTTTTGGAAGTTTCTCCATGCTTCATCCCCAATGATGTGAATGCACTCCAGGCGCCATGAGCTAAGTGCAAAATTACTAGTGAAAGCACCGCGATATAACCAAACGTAACCAAAGGGTTTGTAAATTCAGCAATAACCAAAGCTCTTAAATCTCTCATTTCTGTTCCATCAACCATGGTCATATCGGTGGCACCAAACTTAAAGTGCAAAATATGAAGCACCAGAAAGACCAAAATAATGATTCCGGTATAAATCATGCTCTTGGATGCAAGCGTTTGGTGGCTCGGTCCGCCTTTGGTTTGGTAAGTATCATACCCCTCAGGCCGGGCTTTTTTACGTTGCCTCCATATTGAAATTCCTAAAATGGCATGGTATAAAAAGAAGAACACCAATCCGGCTTCGATCACGTAAAGAAGTGGCCCGAGGCTCTCCAAAGTATACGTATAGATATTAAAGGCATCACTTTCTGCAAAGATGGTGAGGTTACCGGCGAGGTGGCCGATCAAAAAAAGCATGAGGCCAATTCCTGTAATACCGGTCATAATCTTTCGGCCGACCTGTGAATTCAGGGCTTTTATAAATGAAGGCATGTTTTACGTCTTAGATAATTTCAAATTGTGATATATAAACAGCAATACGCTTTCGTTGGTTTCAAATAGTATTGAAACATTATGAATACTTCATGAAAGCTTTACTGCGCTGAGAAAATCGCTTTTTCCTCTTTGAATAACAAGGCAGAATGGGTCTAAATATGATTGCAGATTCGTGGAATTGATATATTTTACAGATTATATCCATCACGTAAATGTTAAAATGATTATTGATTAATCAACCTTTACCTTTCGAACACATCAAATCCGAAATATTGAGAACCATCACCAAAATATACGAATTTTCCTTTCGCGAACGAGGCTCAAAATTTATGGGATATTTATTTCCGGCCGAATCTGAAGAACAATTTGGAGAAGAACTCGATCGGCTCAAATCCAAATACCCCGATGCCACCCATCACTGCTGGGCATGGAGATTGAATCCGGCACAGCCCCAAGAATTTAGTTCCGATGATGGCGAACCTTCGGGCGCAGCAGGACTTCCCATCCTCAATCAGCTCAAATCGTTTGATGTGGTAAATGCCGGAGTTGTGGTGGTAAGATATTATGGGGGTACCAAGTTGGGGAAGTCAGGTTTGATCGAAGCTTATGGCCGAGGAGCACA from Gracilimonas sp. harbors:
- a CDS encoding fumarate reductase/succinate dehydrogenase flavoprotein subunit, which gives rise to MKLDSKVPGGPLEQKWDQHIKDIKLVAPNNKRKFEIIVVGTGLAGGAAAASFAELGYNVRSFCIQDSARRAHSIAAQGGINAAKNYPNDGDSIWRLFYDTIKGGDYRSREANVYRLAQVSNEIIDQAVAQGVPFAREYGGNLANRSFGGAQVSRTFYARGQTGQQLLLGAYQAMMRQVHNGNIKYHPRHEMLDVVVIDGQARGIITRDLVSGELNRYEADAVVLATGGYGNVFYLSTNAKNSNVTAAWRAHKRGAAFANPCYVQVHPTCIPVSGDYQSKLTLMSESLRNDGRVWVPRKKGDDRHPNDIPEDERYYYLEERYPSFGNLVPRDVASRNAKMVCDDGLGVGETGLAVYLDFRDAIKRDGRETIEAKYGNLFEMYENIAGENPYERPMRIYPAVHYTMGGLWVDYNLQTTVPGLYAAGEANFSDHGANRLGASALMQGLSDGYFVLPYTIGDYLAKQKPGKRYGTDHDAFKEAENAAQAQIDKLLNVNGNRTIIDFHRSLGKIVWDKIGIARNAEGLKSAIEEIRELREEFWQNVKVPGEKNNYNKYLEFAGRVADFFELAELMAEDALQREESAGCHLREEYQTDEGEALRNDEDFSYVAAWEYKGLNGKLEETLHKENLEFEFVELKQRSYK
- a CDS encoding succinate dehydrogenase cytochrome b subunit — protein: MPSFIKALNSQVGRKIMTGITGIGLMLFLIGHLAGNLTIFAESDAFNIYTYTLESLGPLLYVIEAGLVFFFLYHAILGISIWRQRKKARPEGYDTYQTKGGPSHQTLASKSMIYTGIIILVFLVLHILHFKFGATDMTMVDGTEMRDLRALVIAEFTNPLVTFGYIAVLSLVILHLAHGAWSAFTSLGMKHGETSKKVQIGAYVFAIVLMLGFIFIPLYIFLTGGEGSLIAY
- a CDS encoding YigZ family protein; protein product: MRTITKIYEFSFRERGSKFMGYLFPAESEEQFGEELDRLKSKYPDATHHCWAWRLNPAQPQEFSSDDGEPSGAAGLPILNQLKSFDVVNAGVVVVRYYGGTKLGKSGLIEAYGRGAQLCLESASLISIRPVQLFEICYGYPEENVIQKLKNDYDLKILESEYLENIRLRVACSLNTTNILEENLKGLEHLGINFSKLEKSFL